GAAACATCAGCGAAAGCCAGGATGGCGTTCCGCTGGTGTTGCGCCTGTCGATTGTCGACGCCATGACCGGCGAGCCCGTAAGCGGCGCGCTGGTGGATATCTGGCACTGCAACGCGCGTGGCGCCTATTCGGGCTGGAGCAAGGTTGATCCGGATCAGGAAGTCGAAGCCGACCACATCGGCGCCGTCCCGCGCACCGATGACGACACCTACCTGCGCGGCGGGCAATTCAGCGATAACAAAGGCGTCGTGCGCTTCACTACGATTTATCCAGGCTTTTATGCCGGCCGCGCGCTGCACATTCACGTCGCGGTGCGCATCACTGGTGGCAACAACTACCTCGAAGAGCGCCACGTCGCGTGGGTCGGCCAACTGTATTTTCCCGAAGTGGCTTCCCGCTCAGTGCTCAATGGCAAAGCCTACAGAGGCCGCAGCCTGCTGCCGCTGGACAACCATCAGGATCAATATCATCAACAAATGAACGGCAGCGCCTCGACCCTGACGGTCAACAGCATTGCGCGGGAAAGCCATGAAGACGGATTTTTCGGGCACATGACCATCGGCATCGACACCTTTGCGGTGTCGACTCAGATCAAACCCGAGGATTTCGATAAATACACGGTGTAGCTGCGTGCACGCGACTTGATGCGATCAGCTCAGCTCGGTCAGCGCTTTGATCAGCAGATCGATCTCGGCAGCAGTGGTGGTCAGCCCCGGCGTGATGCGAATACACGGCCCGCTCGACGCACCGCTGCGCACCACGGTGAACAAGTTGTACTCACTGAGCAGCCGTTCGGCCATGAATTGCTCGTCCGCGTGATTGGTAAAGCGCATCGA
The window above is part of the Pseudomonas prosekii genome. Proteins encoded here:
- a CDS encoding intradiol ring-cleavage dioxygenase, which codes for MDYTTAAPRDTVLLLSPEHIAGPYFRNPKLIRRNISESQDGVPLVLRLSIVDAMTGEPVSGALVDIWHCNARGAYSGWSKVDPDQEVEADHIGAVPRTDDDTYLRGGQFSDNKGVVRFTTIYPGFYAGRALHIHVAVRITGGNNYLEERHVAWVGQLYFPEVASRSVLNGKAYRGRSLLPLDNHQDQYHQQMNGSASTLTVNSIARESHEDGFFGHMTIGIDTFAVSTQIKPEDFDKYTV